The Bacillus sp. Marseille-Q1617 genome has a segment encoding these proteins:
- a CDS encoding adenine nucleotide alpha hydrolase: MKTVIAFSGGKDSTLALYKIQQDPAYEVDSLFVTLTEGFDRVSIHGVRYELLKKQSESLGIPLREVWIPQGCTNEVYQDRMQKAVAEMRDDGVTHIVFGDIHLKDVREYRETMMSGTGITPVFPLWNRPVGEISLDFIDLGFKTVITCIDMDQIDRSFSGRVYDESFIKDYPVDTRDICGENGEFHSFVFNGPNFSFPIEYELGKERVTPDPGTERDRFVYIDVIPK, translated from the coding sequence ATGAAAACAGTAATCGCATTCAGCGGCGGGAAGGATTCGACTCTCGCTCTCTATAAAATACAACAGGATCCAGCATACGAAGTGGATTCTCTGTTTGTCACGCTGACAGAAGGATTCGACCGGGTCTCGATTCACGGAGTCAGATATGAGCTCCTCAAGAAGCAGTCCGAGTCACTGGGCATTCCGCTGAGGGAAGTGTGGATCCCGCAAGGATGCACGAATGAAGTGTATCAGGATCGGATGCAGAAGGCGGTTGCCGAGATGAGGGATGACGGGGTCACCCATATCGTATTCGGGGATATCCACCTGAAGGATGTCCGCGAATACAGGGAAACGATGATGTCAGGGACAGGCATCACGCCGGTCTTTCCGTTATGGAACCGCCCCGTGGGGGAAATCTCCCTGGATTTTATCGACCTTGGATTTAAAACCGTTATCACCTGCATCGATATGGATCAAATTGACCGGTCCTTCTCCGGCAGGGTCTATGATGAGTCGTTCATAAAAGACTATCCAGTCGATACACGCGATATCTGCGGCGAGAACGGGGAGTTCCATTCGTTCGTGTTTAACGGCCCAAATTTTTCCTTTCCCATTGAGTATGAGCTGGGAAAAGAAAGGGTAACGCCCGATCCCGGGACGGAGCGGGATCGGTTTGTGTATATTGATGTCATTCCGAAGTAG
- a CDS encoding DUF3891 family protein: MIIRQTQDSFIMIRQHDHAFLSGEIIKHFNTGLLKSDQHFEEMIYAGYQHDRSWIGLDDTPIWNDQDGIPYTFSDYPLLPKMAFYRIGLEEIERVSPYAALLCSMHFYSFFTKSKKTDCIAFMNEETKRQARLKKLFPRLDEELLQQHFRLLQFSDDMSLYMCLNEPGVTKEDEHPWFRDGFKNTEWFNGGDRLLNGEWLNDKEIRVDRFPFNEDFLLTLTFKVVSKTAIHEMGIAAAYEASNWEKKTFFIKK; encoded by the coding sequence ATGATCATCCGCCAAACCCAAGACTCCTTCATCATGATCAGACAGCATGATCACGCCTTCCTCTCCGGGGAAATCATCAAGCATTTCAACACCGGTCTCCTGAAATCAGACCAGCACTTTGAAGAAATGATCTACGCTGGCTATCAGCACGACCGCAGCTGGATCGGACTCGATGATACGCCGATCTGGAATGACCAGGACGGCATCCCCTACACCTTTTCAGACTATCCGCTGCTTCCCAAGATGGCCTTCTACAGAATCGGTCTCGAGGAAATCGAGAGGGTGAGTCCCTACGCTGCTCTCCTCTGCAGCATGCATTTTTACTCTTTTTTCACTAAATCGAAAAAGACCGACTGCATTGCCTTCATGAACGAGGAGACGAAAAGGCAGGCAAGACTCAAGAAGCTCTTCCCGAGACTTGATGAAGAACTTCTGCAACAGCATTTCCGTCTGCTTCAATTTTCTGATGACATGTCATTATACATGTGCCTGAACGAACCCGGCGTTACCAAAGAGGATGAGCATCCGTGGTTCAGGGATGGTTTCAAAAATACGGAATGGTTCAATGGAGGGGACCGGCTGCTCAATGGGGAGTGGCTCAACGACAAGGAAATCAGGGTAGACCGTTTCCCTTTTAACGAAGACTTTCTCTTGACGTTAACGTTTAAAGTGGTATCAAAAACGGCCATTCACGAAATGGGGATTGCGGCAGCCTATGAAGCCAGCAACTGGGAGAAGAAGACATTTTTCATAAAAAAATAG
- a CDS encoding DUF2975 domain-containing protein, whose amino-acid sequence MKRETLFLKVVLILMGLPVLALCIFVLPEIAEFFAELNPSLDYLQYPFLIGLYITAIVFYAALYQTFRLLGYIDRNEAFSELSVGSLKTIRNCAVTIGAFYTAFMPLIYLMAEKDDAPGIILIGMVIIFGCMVIAVFAAVLKKLLKNAIEIKSENDLTV is encoded by the coding sequence ATGAAACGGGAAACGCTCTTTTTGAAGGTCGTTTTAATTCTTATGGGACTTCCGGTTCTTGCTTTGTGCATTTTTGTGCTCCCGGAGATTGCAGAGTTTTTTGCTGAACTGAACCCGTCACTGGATTATTTGCAATATCCATTTCTAATCGGGTTGTACATTACGGCGATCGTGTTTTACGCGGCGCTCTATCAGACGTTCAGGCTTTTGGGGTATATAGACAGGAATGAGGCATTTTCGGAATTATCCGTAGGGTCTTTGAAGACAATCAGGAATTGCGCGGTCACAATCGGCGCGTTTTACACGGCGTTCATGCCGCTCATCTATTTGATGGCAGAAAAGGATGACGCGCCTGGAATAATCCTGATCGGGATGGTCATCATTTTCGGCTGCATGGTGATTGCGGTATTTGCGGCTGTGCTGAAGAAGCTGCTGAAGAATGCCATCGAAATAAAATCAGAAAATGATTTAACGGTCTGA
- a CDS encoding DUF4367 domain-containing protein, giving the protein MPFKRLLLLFLVSTITLTLVQGMIQAPLRVQAKENRYNHNSIKIEDLVKKADFSIFIPERIPQEYTLEIKMYPESIRLHYMNKEDTDLSIGIEQRKAPNAYPDSTFQDAESVLINGNNGFFKTFSNAPGGILSWKQDGTFLEMYSHVISKQEMIEIARSMKIVQ; this is encoded by the coding sequence ATGCCTTTTAAAAGACTGCTTTTACTATTTTTAGTTTCAACAATTACATTAACTCTAGTACAGGGCATGATTCAAGCTCCCCTACGTGTTCAGGCGAAAGAGAACAGATATAATCACAACAGCATTAAAATTGAAGATCTCGTAAAAAAAGCCGACTTTAGCATCTTCATCCCTGAACGAATACCTCAGGAGTATACATTGGAGATTAAAATGTATCCTGAAAGCATCAGGTTACACTATATGAACAAAGAAGATACGGATCTATCGATTGGAATTGAACAAAGGAAAGCACCCAATGCTTATCCTGACTCTACGTTTCAAGATGCGGAAAGCGTGTTGATCAATGGGAACAACGGATTTTTCAAGACCTTCAGTAACGCTCCGGGCGGCATACTTTCCTGGAAGCAGGATGGGACATTTCTAGAAATGTATAGTCACGTTATATCCAAACAAGAAATGATTGAAATCGCACGTTCGATGAAAATCGTCCAATAA
- a CDS encoding DUF817 domain-containing protein: MRAFKQLVRFGWQQALSCLFPVVIFASLALTQVIPLPLLPRYDWLLIICLLMQWGMLRSGLETRDELKVITLFHLIGLALELFKVHMGSWSYPEEGYSKVFGVPLYSGFMYASVASYLCQAWRRLKVELVEWPPFWLVVALGAAIYLNFFTHHYWIDIRWWLSGLVIIVFWQSWVLYEVGGRQYRMPIALSFVLIGFFIWVAENIATFFGAWKYPNQTDAWSLVHLGKVSSWLLLVIVSFLIVASLKRVKGGEAVKAVSSGLHDAISRPSP; encoded by the coding sequence ATGAGAGCATTCAAACAACTCGTTCGCTTTGGCTGGCAGCAGGCGCTGTCATGTTTGTTTCCTGTCGTCATTTTTGCCTCTTTGGCTTTGACGCAGGTGATCCCGCTTCCTTTACTGCCGAGATATGACTGGCTTCTCATCATCTGCCTCCTGATGCAGTGGGGGATGCTGCGGTCAGGGCTTGAAACAAGGGATGAACTCAAGGTCATCACCTTGTTTCACCTGATTGGTCTCGCACTTGAGCTGTTCAAGGTACATATGGGCTCTTGGTCTTATCCGGAGGAAGGGTATTCAAAGGTGTTCGGGGTGCCTTTGTACAGCGGATTCATGTATGCAAGTGTGGCGAGCTATCTTTGCCAGGCGTGGAGAAGATTGAAGGTCGAACTGGTGGAGTGGCCGCCGTTTTGGCTAGTCGTGGCCCTTGGGGCTGCGATTTATCTGAACTTTTTCACCCACCATTATTGGATCGACATCCGCTGGTGGCTGTCAGGGCTTGTCATCATCGTTTTTTGGCAGTCTTGGGTCCTGTACGAGGTCGGCGGCAGGCAGTACCGGATGCCGATAGCACTTTCGTTCGTACTCATCGGGTTTTTCATATGGGTCGCCGAGAACATCGCCACGTTCTTTGGAGCCTGGAAGTATCCGAACCAGACCGATGCATGGAGTCTTGTCCATCTTGGAAAGGTGAGTTCTTGGCTTTTGCTGGTGATTGTCAGCTTTCTGATCGTGGCGTCGCTCAAGCGGGTCAAAGGGGGAGAAGCCGTAAAGGCAGTATCCTCCGGACTGCATGATGCTATCTCCCGTCCATCCCCGTAG
- a CDS encoding DnaD domain protein: MNLNNLSEEEKNLIYSADPFQMTETILKSNLRGLEKISIKSINSMDLLPVEVVNVLLVYFYGNYGTQVYNRNDLKKLYHLWAAQGVRTFDDAVAMAERDIHAELGYK, encoded by the coding sequence ATGAATTTGAATAATTTAAGCGAAGAAGAAAAGAATTTGATTTATAGCGCAGATCCTTTCCAAATGACAGAAACCATTTTAAAGAGTAATCTACGGGGTCTTGAAAAGATCTCGATTAAATCGATAAACAGTATGGACCTGCTTCCGGTTGAAGTGGTGAACGTTCTGCTGGTGTACTTTTACGGAAACTATGGGACCCAGGTCTATAATCGCAATGATTTGAAGAAGCTGTACCATCTATGGGCTGCACAGGGTGTGAGGACGTTTGATGATGCGGTGGCCATGGCGGAGAGGGATATCCATGCTGAATTGGGATATAAATAA
- a CDS encoding IS4 family transposase: MSKSIGQRMLICQCLSQLPTEDLQCPLLDYGKKLTTEALLRIGVAAHLDQMSSYSHIEEKIRAYTDLMKLLNVNGISGSQISRRINDLSTEVVQSVFIKVMAKVRHYTRKQNGISNAIGRLNIVDSTEFRLPENMCDWAFISKGHNAVKMHTRLVVTSKNTVFPDKIVPSTGNVTDFESSDVIIEEANATYVMDRGYGSKKNLMDWLDKEIDFVARIGKNLVLYTLEEREPTHSSVLKDETVNFGISNEPVRYIEFVDEKNQVYRILTTRFDLTDVEILEIYKNRWLIELFFKWIKGHLKMKKIWSTKPQGIWNHMFLALIAYGLSLLIKLQLNSTKTAWNFFRVLQIYLFQPADRILNELNRRKKPSKGRQKVQKPLGKKNLFFGDTGIVMVKEKKTKKK, translated from the coding sequence ATGAGTAAAAGTATAGGTCAAAGAATGTTAATTTGTCAATGTTTATCCCAACTTCCTACGGAAGATTTACAATGTCCTCTTCTTGATTATGGAAAGAAGCTGACTACCGAAGCCCTATTAAGGATAGGTGTGGCTGCGCACCTGGATCAGATGAGTTCGTATTCTCATATTGAAGAAAAGATCCGAGCGTATACCGATCTAATGAAACTATTGAATGTCAACGGGATTAGTGGCTCTCAAATAAGCCGGCGGATCAACGATCTTTCTACCGAGGTAGTACAAAGTGTTTTTATCAAAGTAATGGCTAAAGTTCGTCACTACACTCGGAAGCAAAACGGTATTTCGAATGCGATTGGACGTTTGAACATCGTGGATTCTACAGAATTTCGGTTACCTGAAAACATGTGTGACTGGGCCTTTATTTCAAAGGGCCATAATGCTGTTAAAATGCATACACGATTGGTTGTCACTTCCAAAAATACAGTGTTTCCAGATAAAATCGTCCCTTCAACGGGTAATGTGACAGACTTTGAAAGCTCAGATGTCATCATTGAAGAGGCTAACGCTACCTATGTCATGGATAGAGGGTATGGATCGAAGAAAAACTTGATGGACTGGTTGGACAAAGAAATTGATTTTGTTGCCCGTATTGGAAAGAACTTAGTTCTTTACACATTGGAAGAACGAGAACCAACTCACTCGTCTGTTCTAAAAGACGAGACCGTTAATTTTGGTATTTCAAATGAACCCGTTCGCTACATTGAGTTTGTCGATGAAAAGAATCAAGTATATCGGATTTTGACCACTCGCTTTGATTTAACGGATGTGGAAATCCTCGAAATCTACAAAAACCGATGGTTGATTGAACTCTTCTTCAAATGGATAAAGGGTCATCTCAAGATGAAAAAGATATGGAGTACCAAACCGCAAGGTATCTGGAATCACATGTTTCTAGCACTAATCGCATACGGGCTATCACTGTTAATCAAGCTTCAACTGAACTCAACGAAGACGGCATGGAACTTCTTTCGAGTCTTACAGATTTATTTATTCCAACCGGCAGACAGAATCTTGAATGAGTTAAACCGAAGGAAGAAACCATCCAAAGGAAGGCAGAAAGTGCAAAAACCTCTGGGGAAAAAGAATCTGTTTTTTGGTGATACTGGGATTGTGATGGTGAAAGAAAAGAAAACGAAGAAGAAATAA
- a CDS encoding helix-turn-helix transcriptional regulator, which produces MAIIINIDVMLAKRKMSVTELSERVGITMANLSILKNGKAKAIRFSTLEAICKALDCQPGDILEYRDDGEA; this is translated from the coding sequence ATGGCGATTATTATCAATATTGACGTGATGCTGGCCAAAAGGAAAATGAGCGTGACCGAACTTTCCGAGCGGGTCGGGATCACGATGGCGAATTTGTCCATTTTGAAAAATGGGAAGGCGAAAGCGATACGATTCTCGACGCTGGAGGCGATTTGCAAGGCGCTTGATTGTCAGCCTGGGGATATTTTGGAGTATCGGGATGATGGAGAGGCGTAG
- a CDS encoding IS256 family transposase: MSNDNTKNLNLSSLLESTMKEVLKEKVEFILQEEIKEVLKNEPVGQNNSRNGYYPRTLDTVYGRVEDLDVSRDRNGEFQTELFEPYKRRMVAVDELVIQLYRHGVGVRQVGKIMKSLLGDSYSPGTISNVTDTVLQDIREWQNRPLKKRYCALYLDALFVNVRRDTVGKEAVYIVLGISPEGNREVLGFYIGGRESSNGWSEILNDLRERGVEQVLLGVFDGLSGLEDAFLRAFPKADVQRCVVHKVRNTLNNARKKHQPELAQDLKTIYKADSYEEAQAALQELKEKWKKTYKREFESWENDLPVLLTFFKYPKDVQKYLYTTNLIERLNREVRKRLKTMDSLPNIEAAEKIIYMNVSDYNDRWARRKLSGFGLAKEEFNDMFDERYDEK; encoded by the coding sequence ATGTCCAATGATAACACAAAAAACCTTAATCTTTCTAGTCTGTTAGAGTCCACTATGAAAGAAGTCCTTAAAGAAAAAGTAGAATTCATCCTCCAAGAAGAAATTAAAGAGGTCCTTAAAAATGAACCTGTGGGACAAAACAACTCTCGGAATGGATATTATCCACGTACGCTGGATACTGTCTATGGACGTGTTGAAGACCTTGATGTTTCAAGAGATCGTAATGGCGAGTTCCAAACGGAACTCTTCGAGCCTTACAAACGCAGAATGGTGGCTGTTGATGAGCTAGTCATCCAATTGTATCGTCATGGCGTTGGGGTTCGTCAGGTCGGTAAAATTATGAAAAGCCTGCTTGGCGACTCTTATTCTCCAGGCACCATTTCCAATGTAACAGATACTGTTCTACAAGATATCCGGGAATGGCAGAACCGTCCTTTGAAAAAACGGTATTGTGCCCTTTATCTTGACGCTTTATTTGTAAACGTTCGTCGTGACACGGTTGGTAAAGAAGCTGTCTATATTGTTCTTGGTATTTCGCCGGAAGGAAATCGTGAAGTTCTGGGATTTTATATTGGTGGCAGAGAGTCTTCCAACGGCTGGAGTGAAATTCTGAATGATCTTCGTGAGCGTGGAGTGGAACAAGTCCTTCTTGGGGTATTTGACGGCTTGTCTGGATTAGAAGATGCATTCCTTCGTGCTTTTCCAAAAGCGGATGTACAGCGCTGTGTTGTACACAAAGTAAGGAACACGCTTAACAATGCGCGAAAAAAGCATCAACCCGAATTAGCCCAAGATCTAAAGACTATTTATAAGGCAGACAGTTACGAAGAGGCTCAAGCTGCACTCCAAGAACTGAAGGAGAAGTGGAAGAAAACGTACAAACGAGAATTTGAATCCTGGGAGAATGACCTTCCTGTACTTCTCACGTTCTTCAAGTATCCTAAAGATGTTCAAAAATACCTTTATACAACAAACCTGATTGAACGTTTAAACAGGGAAGTCCGAAAGAGACTGAAAACAATGGATAGTCTACCGAATATTGAAGCAGCAGAGAAAATCATTTATATGAATGTGTCAGATTACAATGATCGTTGGGCTAGAAGAAAATTAAGCGGATTTGGTTTAGCGAAAGAGGAATTCAACGATATGTTTGATGAGCGTTACGATGAAAAATGA